A genomic stretch from Microplitis mediator isolate UGA2020A chromosome 10, iyMicMedi2.1, whole genome shotgun sequence includes:
- the LOC130675702 gene encoding uncharacterized protein LOC130675702 isoform X1 gives MCPKGEESWCSYQRAEARGELDTYSHDYSPLPSDVLKAIKPIYEGLSNENLLSRCVGGFNQNNNESFNQLVWKICPKTVNTSFTVVQIAAYVAMCIFNEGINSLLVLMNTLGLNCGPNSHRYAERMDAARIKVADKRANDNTREGRLQRRHQQINILEAAMTAEELLYGPGIDDSV, from the exons atgtgtccaaaaggcgaagaatcttggtgctcttaccagcgcgctgaagcaagaggagagcttgatacctattctcacgattattctcccttaccttctgatgttttaaaagctatcaagcctatatacgaaggtcttagtaatgaaaatttactttcaagatgtgtaggtggattcaatcagaataataatgaaagctttaaccaactagtatggaaaatatgcccaaaaacggtaaatactagttttactgtcgtacaaatagctgcatacgttgctatgtgtatatttaatgagggtataaattcattattagtcttgatgaatacactaggacttaattgtgggcctaattctcatcggtatgcagaaagaatggatgctgcacgtatcaaagtagcagataagcgcgctaatgataacacccgagaaggtcgattgcaacgtaggcaccagcaaatcaatattttggaagctgctatgacggctgaagagctattatatggtccaggaatagatgactcagt atga
- the LOC130675702 gene encoding uncharacterized protein LOC130675702 isoform X2, which yields MENMPKNVLMNTLGLNCGPNSHRYAERMDAARIKVADKRANDNTREGRLQRRHQQINILEAAMTAEELLYGPGIDDSV from the exons atggaaaatatgcccaaaaacg tcttgatgaatacactaggacttaattgtgggcctaattctcatcggtatgcagaaagaatggatgctgcacgtatcaaagtagcagataagcgcgctaatgataacacccgagaaggtcgattgcaacgtaggcaccagcaaatcaatattttggaagctgctatgacggctgaagagctattatatggtccaggaatagatgactcagt atga